In Acidimicrobiales bacterium, one DNA window encodes the following:
- a CDS encoding co-chaperone GroES — protein MVPSAKTSRQPATPKQPITMLADRVLAQQPAAEGERRSRAGILIPATAQVSRRLLWAEVVAVGPHVRTIKVGDKVLFNPDDRFEVEVQGDEYVILRERDIHAVASERIDSGTGLYL, from the coding sequence GTGGTCCCTTCGGCGAAGACGTCCCGGCAACCGGCCACGCCCAAGCAGCCCATCACCATGCTGGCCGATCGCGTCCTGGCGCAGCAGCCGGCCGCCGAAGGTGAGCGCCGGTCGCGCGCCGGGATCCTGATCCCCGCCACCGCGCAGGTGTCGCGCCGGCTGCTGTGGGCGGAGGTCGTCGCCGTGGGGCCGCACGTCCGCACCATCAAGGTGGGCGACAAGGTGCTGTTCAACCCGGACGACCGCTTCGAGGTCGAGGTGCAGGGGGACGAGTACGTCATCCTGCGCGAGCGCGACATCCACGCCGTGGCCTCGGAGCGCATCGACAGCGGGACCGGCCTCTACCTGTAG